In one window of Amblyomma americanum isolate KBUSLIRL-KWMA chromosome 9, ASM5285725v1, whole genome shotgun sequence DNA:
- the LOC144103661 gene encoding uncharacterized protein LOC144103661 — protein sequence MAEDTPPPPSTYPDIELDRALLFARELFRDDPDLFESPYRIIHTFELADREIRKRDQRTPSLLETCAQREGGSGRCWALTKAEELNTSFNPLGVEFIELHEDTLEFRMISNRPAMTEGPRGILIFLVTLWLLREHRCISGVQLDVSMVARFHPLLFMKHLVISKRVVTVHLKGLDGLEVPFQVCPLLLALDDTERLTHVILDQVTLTNADSVYLSSLVTTNKYLESLALRNVTLTVSVLAKLVRRMQEYQRPRHFELRGKFHDSIRHTDLVSRLAATPLHTLRLEVFGNLTQLFQRLKDNERLYELELGRWSTAVASLDTLASALAANTTLRRLILSLDMTWLSATSSAWNHLGSVIKNSRTLEFVRFRKSSLGSSAVIELSEAIEQNQTLSTLDLECCGFSFTDALAFTQALCQNLTLNKVRLGDLTGDEDEQHRLFQELLANDLCKRVSCVFTHGQAEAVLTALHRGTAFRELRLRCPRARRIESLFDGLMNITSWLRTLSLSDLGFINRAAALSLSWFLGRSTVLRNVEIGAITGAGACLLILQGLSQSTSIRSLKVDRWCLEEATAKGFERFLKINSSVIKMTIIQKEENLNPVLAECLQRGLKENYSVSRLRLQSLHGKVDAHDFRLWRSVQINRMLASRAGDFLERKKLTASAMFAFNRIMTCDARNDIICQNAGFKKNMLDMKLADAIRTIEDESFSIACLCKEMPQGDQPSTRRSQFQSVNSTTCAEIRRCLDRMSFQLRT from the exons ATGGCGGAAGACACGCCACCGCCCCCAAGCACG TACCCAGACATAGAGCTGGACAGAGCACTACTCTTTGCACGCGAGCTGTTCCGGGACGACCCGGATCTGTTCGAGAGCCCGTACCGGATAATCCACACCTTCGAGTTGGCTGACCGAGAGATCCGCAAAAGGGACCAGCGGACGCCCTCGCTGCTCGAGACATGCGCGCAACGCGAAGGGGGAAGCGGCCGCTGCTGGGCCCTGACCAAAGCG GAGGAGCTGAACACGAGCTTCAATCCGCTCGGAGTGGAGTTTATCGAGCTTCACGAGGACACCCTCGAGTTCCGGATGATTTCGAACCGTCCCGCCATGACAGAAGGCCCCAGGGGCATTCTAATCTTCCTGGTGACGCTGTGGCTCCTGCGTGAGCACCGCTGCATCTCTGGAGTCCAGCTGGATGTGTCGATGGTGGCGCGCTTCCACCCTCTGCTGTTCATGAAGCACTTAGTCATCAGCAAGCGCGTCGTCACGGTCCACCTTAAGGGCCTCGATGGGCTGGAGGTTCCTTTCCAAGTGTGCCCGCTACTGCTAGCGCTGGACGATACCGAGAGGCTAACCCACGTCATACTTGACCAG GTGACTCTGACAAACGCCGACAGCGTGTACCTGTCTTCCCTGGTAACAACCAACAAGTACCTGGAATCACTTGCCCTTCGCAACGTCACCCTAACGGTATCCGTTCTAGCGAAACTCGTCCGGCGAATGCAGGAGTACCAAAGGCCCCGACATTTTGAGCTGAGGGGAAAATTTCACGACTCAATACGTCACACAGATCTCGTCTCGAGACTAGCGGCAACACCCCTTCATACTCTGCGGCTAGAAGTCTTCGGCAACCTGACCCAGCTGTTCCAGAGACTCAAAGACAACGAACGACTGTACGAATTGGAACTTGGGCGCTGGTCTACAGCTGTAGCTTCACTGGACACGCTGGCTTCGGCCCTGGCCGCAAACACCACACTACGACGTCTCATACTCAGCCTGGACATGACATGGCTGTCGGCTACTAGCAGCGCCTGGAACCATCTGGGGTCTGTGATCAAAAACAGTCGTACGCTGGAATTCGTGCGGTTCCGAAAGTCAAGCCTGGGCAGCAGCGCTGTCATCGAGCTAAGCGAGGCCATTGAGCAGAACCAAACCCTAAGCACACTTGACCTCGAGTGCTGCGGATTCTCCTTCACCGATGCCCTGGCCTTCACGCAGGCTCTGTGTCAGAACTTGACCTTGAATAAGGTGCGACTCGGTGACCTGACGGGCGATGAGGACGAGCAGCATCGGCTGTTCCAGGAGCTCTTGGCGAACGACTTGTGCAAGCGCGTATCCTGCGTCTTTACTCACGGTCAAGCAGAGGCGGTCTTAACTGCGTTGCATCGGGGCACCGCCTTCCGCGAACTCAGGCTCCGGTGTCCACGCGCTCGTCGGATTGAATCTCTCTTCGACGGTTTGATGAACATCACGAGCTGGCTGAGGACACTATCCCTAAGCGACTTGGGATTCATCAATCGCGCAGCTGCCCTGTCGTTGTCGTGGTTCCTTGGGCGCAGTACCGTGCTGAGGAACGTCGAAATCGGCGCTATAACTGGCGCAGGTGCCTGCCTGCTGATCCTACAAGGACTATCGCAATCGACATCGATCAGATCACTGAAGGTGGACAGGTGGTGCCTGGAAGAAGCTACGGCGAAGGGCTTCGAGCGCTTCCTCAAGATTAACTCAAGCGTCATCAAGATGACCATCATTCAGAAAGAGGAAAATTTGAACCCTGTCCTGGCAGAATGTCTGCAACGGGGTCTGAAAGAAAACTACAGTGTGTCCAGGTTAAGACTCCAAAGCTTGCATGGAAAGGTGGATGCACACGACTTTCGTCTGTGGCGGTCCGTGCAGATCAACAGGATGTTAGCGTCAAGGGCTGGGGATTtcttggaaagaaaaaaacttacCGCAAGTGCTATGTTTGCCTTCAATCGAATCATGACTTGCGACGCTCGTAATGACATCATCTGCCAAAATGCGGGCTTTAAGAAAAACATGCTTGACATGAAGCTGGCGGACGCCATCAGAACAATCGAGGACGAGTCGTTCAGCATAGCCTGCCTGTGCAAAGAGATGCCCCAAGGTGACCAACCAAGTACCAGACGTTCCCAATTCCAAAGTGTTAACAGCACCACCTGTGCAGAAATTCGGCGATGCTTGGACCGCATGTCTTTTCAGCTCAGGACCTAG